The following proteins are co-located in the Pyrobaculum calidifontis JCM 11548 genome:
- a CDS encoding AAA family ATPase, translating to MRIPEIPMLIKSLYFAGRPSLLILGPPGIGKSESVRAAAAAVAKELGLPLVEYSDDVYLDVVKNPEVCLLVDLRLTEVEPADIVGVPRPVDGGAVQYFPQAWAKALSKAKCGFLFLDELTNVQRDDVAAVAYKLLLEKKAGFTKFSEGAMVVAAGNDPETSPIARPLPAPLINRVVVLKAEPPTVEEWYQYMAERHGDFDKRTYLYLTLYPEDLLEKAASLETVNNFATPRSWTTLALLLARGVESPDVIYGLLGPAVGAKFKAFISTKVDVEDVLSNPQKFDGLKPDERLILLHEVARAAEHRDVSKFVEFLQGRMEWLILFLRLVKRDVAAKLLSAMPHEVVTRLYKVATIVEKLKK from the coding sequence GTGCGCATACCCGAGATACCCATGCTCATAAAGTCACTCTACTTCGCCGGCCGCCCCTCCCTCCTCATCCTAGGGCCCCCCGGCATTGGAAAATCTGAGTCTGTCCGCGCCGCGGCGGCCGCCGTGGCAAAGGAGCTGGGTCTCCCACTGGTGGAGTACAGCGACGATGTGTACCTAGACGTGGTGAAAAACCCCGAGGTCTGCCTCCTCGTGGATCTCCGCCTCACCGAGGTAGAACCTGCCGACATTGTAGGCGTGCCTAGGCCCGTGGACGGCGGGGCTGTGCAGTACTTCCCCCAGGCGTGGGCCAAGGCCTTGTCCAAGGCCAAGTGCGGCTTCCTATTCCTCGACGAGTTGACCAACGTCCAACGCGATGACGTGGCCGCCGTGGCGTATAAACTACTGCTGGAGAAAAAGGCCGGGTTCACGAAGTTCTCCGAGGGGGCCATGGTGGTGGCCGCGGGAAACGACCCCGAGACCTCCCCCATAGCCAGGCCCCTCCCAGCCCCCCTAATAAACAGGGTGGTGGTGCTCAAGGCGGAGCCCCCCACCGTCGAGGAGTGGTATCAGTACATGGCCGAGCGCCACGGTGACTTCGACAAGAGGACCTACCTCTACCTAACCCTCTACCCTGAGGACCTCCTGGAGAAGGCGGCCAGTCTTGAGACTGTGAATAACTTCGCCACGCCCCGGTCTTGGACCACTCTGGCCCTCCTCCTGGCGAGGGGGGTGGAGTCGCCTGACGTGATATACGGCCTCCTCGGCCCAGCGGTGGGGGCAAAATTCAAGGCCTTTATCTCCACCAAGGTGGACGTGGAAGACGTGTTGTCCAACCCCCAGAAGTTCGACGGCCTCAAGCCGGACGAGAGGCTCATCCTCCTCCACGAGGTGGCTCGCGCGGCGGAGCACCGCGACGTGTCAAAATTCGTGGAATTCCTCCAGGGGAGGATGGAGTGGCTCATCCTCTTCCTCCGCCTCGTCAAACGCGACGTAGCCGCCAAGCTCCTCTCGGCAATGCCACACGAGGTGGTGACGCGTCTCTACAAAGTGGCCACCATTGTGGAAAAACTGAAAAAATGA
- a CDS encoding DUF2201 family putative metallopeptidase — MIEDLYAATALSPFWAATLWRLRIVRRVGAKSVVELDGYSIAVGDRYLQLPPAHRIAELLHVATHVLFDHVGRMAGRDPELWWLAADAVAYSIVESTGVELPKYAKALIDAVKYLTGLDPRSASVEDIYDRLVNTSAKYLIDRSQLPTYRGHFYRENYDVEEDVSRGDPALYATRPEDRRRMLIELVSSASVAAKRAGYMSLSVEKEYAKLAESAAIPWRGSLRSLFASTAAAVLETWARPNRRVEEYPGARRRTYTKVWCLVDTSGSISDEEYALFLAEVAEIARRTQSKVMFVQWEVGIRAVHEVRRPSDLEKISRIGFGGTVLAPAIRRVAELAKPWEPVVVFSDFVLWDFSAAVEALSKAAQRGKVILATTAVRPRVPGARLVQIAEPKVEELLGMSG, encoded by the coding sequence ATGATAGAGGATCTCTACGCCGCAACTGCCCTATCCCCCTTCTGGGCCGCCACTCTGTGGCGCCTCCGCATCGTGAGGAGGGTGGGGGCAAAGTCCGTGGTGGAGCTAGACGGCTACTCAATAGCCGTGGGAGACCGCTACCTCCAACTGCCCCCCGCCCACCGCATCGCCGAGCTCCTCCACGTGGCGACCCACGTCCTCTTCGACCACGTGGGGCGGATGGCGGGGAGAGACCCAGAGCTGTGGTGGCTCGCCGCAGACGCCGTGGCCTACTCTATAGTGGAGTCGACGGGCGTGGAGTTGCCCAAATACGCCAAAGCCCTCATCGACGCCGTGAAGTATCTAACAGGGCTAGACCCCCGCTCCGCCTCTGTGGAAGATATATACGACCGCTTGGTCAATACCTCCGCCAAGTACCTCATTGACAGGTCGCAGTTGCCCACGTACCGGGGCCACTTCTACCGCGAAAACTACGACGTAGAGGAGGACGTCAGCAGGGGGGACCCCGCCCTGTATGCCACCCGGCCGGAGGACAGGCGGAGGATGCTCATAGAGCTCGTAAGCTCCGCCTCTGTGGCCGCCAAGAGGGCTGGCTACATGTCCTTGTCCGTGGAAAAGGAATACGCCAAGCTTGCCGAGTCGGCGGCAATCCCCTGGCGGGGGTCGCTTCGAAGCCTCTTCGCGAGCACAGCCGCCGCCGTCCTTGAGACGTGGGCGCGGCCCAATAGGCGCGTGGAGGAGTACCCAGGCGCCAGGAGGAGGACGTACACCAAGGTGTGGTGCCTCGTGGACACCTCAGGCTCGATATCGGACGAGGAGTACGCCCTATTTCTCGCAGAGGTGGCCGAAATCGCCAGGCGCACCCAGTCCAAGGTAATGTTTGTGCAGTGGGAGGTGGGGATAAGGGCCGTGCACGAGGTGAGGCGGCCGAGCGACTTGGAGAAAATAAGCCGGATAGGCTTCGGCGGCACCGTCCTAGCCCCCGCCATTAGGAGGGTGGCCGAGCTCGCCAAGCCCTGGGAGCCGGTGGTGGTCTTCTCAGACTTCGTCCTATGGGACTTCTCAGCCGCCGTGGAGGCCCTCTCTAAGGCCGCGCAGAGGGGCAAGGTCATCCTCGCCACAACGGCCGTCAGGCCCAGAGTGCCGGGCGCCCGGCTCGTCCAAATCGCCGAGCCCAAGGTGGAGGAGCTACTCGGCATGTCCGGATGA
- the aprA gene encoding adenylyl-sulfate reductase subunit alpha, giving the protein MSALHFPTKVVETDILVVGGGMAGCGAVFEAKYWCRSKCKVTLVEKANTEKSGAVGMGLSATNLGVFSEDPEDPKPEEFVRYVRNDLLGVVREDLVYDIARHMTSTIKLFDMWGLPIWRDPKTGKYLRTGRWQHPIHGESYKAIIAEPCRKSADEVYERVFVTHPLLDEQRPNRIAGVVGFHVRDGTFYVFKAKAVIVAAGGTSLLYRPRSVGEGLGRAWYPTWASGSAYAIPLLAGAETVNFEFRLVVVRFKDAYGPVGFPYLLLKMRSTDVKGKQWEPLPDEAKAELAKIFYDYAWARPTPTPIRTWVTIQNLKEGRGPDIMQTQERLPDEESLKVLFEDYLDMTPTQVIYWASQNIHPQRTPSELLPTEPYQQGSHGSSAGMWASGPPDIAPPEYKWGPNRMLTVEGLFGAGDTVGASGHKFSSGSFTEGRIAGKSAARYVLTQAKDYKPVVSNDTIERYKEIVYRPLEWYHKLKPLTTTPEMPPNLTNWFEIHPNYLNWYQLLTRLQKIMDEYAAGWGTFYTTNMYMLGRAWELLKMLEEDFRFAAAASLHELLRVWEVYHRLIVGQAVVFSMMNRKESRGYYFNADYPYIDEDNWHVFTHVRRDPKTGQWSFRTSPVIHIID; this is encoded by the coding sequence ATGTCGGCGCTCCACTTCCCCACGAAGGTCGTCGAGACTGACATTTTGGTGGTAGGCGGCGGAATGGCGGGATGCGGCGCAGTTTTTGAGGCCAAGTACTGGTGCAGGAGCAAGTGCAAGGTGACCCTCGTGGAGAAGGCCAACACTGAGAAGAGCGGCGCAGTGGGGATGGGCCTCAGCGCCACTAACCTAGGCGTCTTCAGCGAGGACCCAGAGGACCCCAAGCCCGAGGAGTTCGTCCGCTACGTGCGCAACGACCTACTCGGCGTGGTCAGAGAAGACCTCGTGTACGACATAGCGAGGCACATGACCTCCACCATAAAGCTCTTCGACATGTGGGGGCTGCCCATCTGGCGCGACCCCAAGACTGGGAAGTACCTCAGAACCGGCAGATGGCAGCACCCAATCCACGGGGAGTCCTACAAGGCGATTATAGCCGAGCCCTGTAGAAAGTCCGCCGACGAGGTCTACGAGAGGGTCTTTGTCACACACCCGCTCCTAGATGAGCAGAGGCCCAACAGGATTGCGGGCGTGGTGGGCTTCCACGTGAGAGACGGCACCTTCTACGTCTTTAAGGCCAAGGCGGTGATCGTGGCCGCGGGCGGCACGTCGCTTTTGTACAGGCCGCGTAGCGTCGGCGAGGGCCTGGGGAGGGCGTGGTACCCCACTTGGGCAAGCGGAAGCGCATACGCCATACCTCTCCTGGCCGGGGCCGAGACTGTGAACTTTGAATTTAGGCTTGTGGTAGTGCGGTTCAAAGACGCCTACGGCCCCGTGGGCTTCCCCTACCTCCTGCTCAAGATGCGCTCCACTGACGTCAAGGGCAAGCAGTGGGAGCCTCTCCCAGACGAGGCAAAGGCGGAGTTGGCCAAGATCTTCTACGACTACGCGTGGGCCAGGCCCACGCCGACTCCCATAAGGACTTGGGTCACTATTCAGAACTTGAAGGAGGGCCGTGGGCCCGACATAATGCAGACGCAAGAGAGGCTCCCAGACGAGGAGAGCCTCAAAGTTCTCTTTGAGGACTACTTAGACATGACACCCACCCAGGTGATATACTGGGCCAGCCAGAACATACACCCGCAGAGGACGCCCTCTGAGCTACTGCCCACCGAGCCCTACCAACAGGGTAGCCACGGCTCGTCGGCAGGCATGTGGGCCTCCGGGCCGCCGGACATTGCGCCGCCTGAGTACAAGTGGGGCCCCAACCGCATGTTGACTGTGGAGGGCCTCTTCGGCGCCGGCGACACCGTGGGGGCGTCTGGCCACAAGTTCTCCAGCGGCTCCTTCACAGAGGGTAGAATCGCGGGCAAGTCTGCGGCTAGATACGTCTTGACCCAGGCCAAGGACTACAAGCCGGTGGTGAGCAACGACACCATTGAGAGATACAAGGAGATTGTGTACAGGCCGCTGGAGTGGTACCACAAACTCAAGCCGTTGACCACCACGCCGGAGATGCCGCCCAACTTGACCAACTGGTTTGAGATACACCCCAACTACCTAAACTGGTACCAGCTACTGACAAGGCTTCAGAAGATCATGGACGAATACGCGGCGGGCTGGGGTACCTTCTACACCACCAATATGTACATGCTGGGCCGCGCCTGGGAGCTGTTGAAGATGTTGGAGGAGGACTTCCGCTTCGCCGCCGCGGCCAGCCTCCACGAGCTCCTCCGCGTGTGGGAGGTCTATCACCGCCTCATAGTGGGCCAGGCGGTGGTCTTCTCCATGATGAACCGCAAGGAGAGCCGCGGCTACTACTTCAACGCCGATTACCCCTACATCGACGAGGACAACTGGCACGTATTCACACACGTCAGACGCGACCCCAAGACCGGCCAGTGGAGCTTCAGAACCTCCCCAGTAATACACATAATCGACTAA
- the aprB gene encoding adenylyl-sulfate reductase subunit beta, translating to MPTFVYASLCKGCGKCVDICPADNMHYNPKIRKAYNADPVSCAECLNCVKYCPEHAVEVRGYSDFIPLGARIGVVRDTKKNIIYWRVMYRDGTVYEFASPIRTTPWGSAKGALDFPERPDLDSELLALEDNPEFLGFKELPRPAQPVRIVGSIIKAKQAK from the coding sequence ATGCCTACATTTGTATATGCCTCTCTGTGCAAGGGGTGCGGCAAGTGTGTAGACATATGCCCGGCAGACAACATGCACTACAACCCCAAGATAAGGAAGGCCTACAACGCTGACCCAGTGTCGTGTGCCGAGTGTTTAAACTGCGTCAAGTACTGCCCAGAACACGCGGTGGAGGTGAGAGGATACAGCGACTTTATCCCGCTGGGCGCCCGGATAGGCGTTGTGAGAGATACCAAGAAGAACATAATCTACTGGCGCGTAATGTACAGAGACGGAACGGTGTACGAGTTCGCCTCCCCCATACGCACCACCCCTTGGGGCTCGGCGAAGGGCGCGCTAGACTTCCCCGAGAGGCCCGACCTAGACTCGGAGCTCCTCGCGCTGGAGGACAACCCCGAGTTCTTGGGCTTTAAGGAGCTTCCACGCCCGGCGCAGCCCGTGAGAATCGTGGGTAGTATAATAAAGGCTAAGCAGGCGAAGTAG
- a CDS encoding metallophosphoesterase: protein MLVAVISDTHDDWVAIRRFGELVKRRGPAFIIHAGDWTSPFSLMKMRKAVGDMPIYTVLGNNEGDKINFARQAAAHKVEILGDAGLIEAGGRRIGVYHGTSELILEALIRSKMFDIVVYGHTHKVDIRHVDGTLVINPGEACGCAHERKTAAFLDLSTLHVEIVDL, encoded by the coding sequence ATGTTGGTGGCTGTTATTTCGGACACGCACGACGACTGGGTGGCCATTAGGCGCTTCGGCGAATTGGTCAAGAGGCGTGGGCCGGCGTTTATAATCCACGCCGGGGATTGGACATCTCCCTTTAGCCTAATGAAGATGAGGAAGGCCGTGGGCGACATGCCCATCTACACCGTGTTGGGCAACAACGAGGGGGATAAGATCAACTTTGCCCGGCAGGCCGCCGCCCACAAGGTAGAGATCTTGGGAGACGCCGGTCTCATAGAGGCCGGGGGTAGGAGGATTGGCGTCTACCACGGAACCTCAGAGCTCATCCTAGAGGCGCTTATAAGGTCGAAGATGTTTGACATAGTTGTCTACGGCCACACCCACAAGGTTGACATCAGGCACGTGGATGGGACACTGGTGATAAACCCAGGCGAGGCATGTGGATGCGCACACGAGAGAAAAACAGCCGCATTTCTAGACTTGTCGACGCTTCACGTGGAAATAGTGGACCTCTAA
- a CDS encoding adenylate kinase, with product MARIILVAVPGVGKSTILKFLTERRRDVQVVNYGDVMLEIAKARFGIANRDEMRKKIPLEQYREVQREAAERIAQMQGHVVVDTHASIKIAGGYYPGLPHRIITLMKPHAIVLIEADPQVVLKRRASDATRPTRDVETPEDVERHQEANRHYAYAACEAAECIVYIIDLRKVPETRPFEHAEYAAGKLSELIDALG from the coding sequence ATGGCGCGGATTATATTAGTAGCAGTGCCCGGGGTGGGGAAGAGCACGATTTTGAAGTTTCTAACTGAGCGCAGGAGAGACGTCCAAGTGGTAAACTACGGCGACGTGATGCTCGAAATCGCCAAGGCCCGCTTCGGCATCGCCAATAGGGACGAGATGAGGAAGAAAATCCCCCTGGAACAGTACAGGGAGGTCCAGAGGGAGGCCGCGGAGAGAATCGCCCAGATGCAGGGCCACGTGGTGGTGGACACCCACGCGTCGATAAAGATAGCCGGGGGGTACTACCCAGGCCTACCCCACCGCATTATCACGCTCATGAAGCCGCACGCCATTGTGTTAATAGAGGCGGACCCGCAGGTGGTGCTAAAGCGCAGAGCCAGCGACGCCACTAGGCCCACGAGGGACGTGGAGACCCCCGAAGACGTGGAAAGGCACCAAGAGGCCAACCGGCACTACGCCTACGCGGCCTGCGAGGCGGCGGAGTGCATCGTCTACATAATCGACTTACGCAAAGTGCCAGAGACGCGGCCCTTTGAACACGCAGAGTACGCCGCGGGCAAGCTATCCGAGCTCATAGACGCCCTCGGCTGA
- a CDS encoding respiratory nitrate reductase subunit gamma, whose protein sequence is MSPLDLFVFGVAPYISLALFIAGVLYKFAGWLRAPDLTGLYSVQVLGYKWGFGDRLGEVLKRIFVLYNLGMSDRLLQVGSFLFHWGIWIALLGHLSMIVPPENFGMPKEVHKAIALYVGGAAGIAAFIGLVLLLVRRLVRPDVRKLSFLDDWFALVLLLAIVGLGNVQTLVLHPNYMETVSPWLQNVLLGNPVAGVEKMAEADVVTKVHAALAMLFIAYVPFGKMVHPFSFLAMPTLWSAPTRLYGYILTKLRG, encoded by the coding sequence ATGTCTCCACTTGATTTATTTGTATTTGGCGTAGCGCCTTACATATCTCTGGCGCTGTTCATAGCTGGGGTTTTGTACAAATTCGCCGGGTGGCTCAGGGCGCCGGACCTCACGGGCCTCTACTCAGTACAGGTGCTGGGCTACAAGTGGGGCTTCGGCGACAGGCTCGGCGAGGTGCTCAAGAGGATCTTCGTGCTCTACAACCTCGGCATGTCCGACCGCCTCTTGCAGGTGGGGTCTTTCCTATTCCACTGGGGCATCTGGATCGCGCTCCTCGGCCACCTCTCCATGATCGTCCCCCCGGAGAACTTCGGGATGCCGAAGGAGGTGCACAAGGCCATAGCCCTGTATGTGGGCGGGGCGGCGGGCATTGCGGCGTTCATAGGGCTGGTCCTCCTCCTCGTGCGGAGGCTCGTTAGGCCAGACGTGCGGAAGCTGAGCTTTCTAGACGACTGGTTTGCCCTAGTCCTCCTCCTCGCAATTGTGGGCCTTGGCAATGTGCAGACCCTCGTCTTGCACCCCAACTACATGGAGACTGTGTCTCCGTGGTTGCAGAACGTCCTCTTGGGGAATCCCGTGGCTGGCGTTGAGAAGATGGCCGAGGCGGACGTGGTCACTAAGGTTCACGCGGCGTTGGCCATGCTCTTCATAGCCTACGTGCCCTTTGGAAAAATGGTGCACCCATTCTCCTTCTTGGCCATGCCCACCCTCTGGAGCGCCCCCACTAGGCTCTACGGATATATACTGACGAAGCTGAGGGGATAG
- a CDS encoding DUF1641 domain-containing protein — MSTEERLLKALESPKTQEALAEIVERIDVLRDLVRTLWEFKRSGVLDDLLQLATTLRFITEGLLTPGFIEKVAKLQEVALTAAVNMSQDTSKLDCLTTAVAVAEVEKPIGLMGLLAALRDPDVQRGLGYLVSLLKQLGKCMEKRY, encoded by the coding sequence ATGAGTACCGAGGAGAGGCTCTTAAAGGCGTTGGAGTCTCCTAAGACGCAGGAGGCTCTCGCAGAGATCGTCGAGCGGATAGACGTCCTCCGCGACTTGGTGAGGACGCTGTGGGAGTTCAAGAGGAGCGGCGTGTTGGACGACTTGCTCCAGTTGGCCACTACGTTACGCTTTATAACCGAGGGCCTGCTCACGCCGGGCTTCATAGAGAAGGTCGCCAAGTTGCAGGAGGTGGCCCTAACCGCCGCGGTCAACATGTCGCAAGATACTTCAAAGCTGGACTGCTTAACCACCGCCGTGGCCGTTGCGGAGGTGGAAAAGCCAATTGGCCTAATGGGCCTACTGGCGGCGCTTAGGGACCCAGACGTGCAGAGAGGCTTGGGCTACCTCGTCTCTCTCTTAAAGCAGCTGGGCAAGTGCATGGAGAAGAGGTATTAA
- a CDS encoding NAD(P)/FAD-dependent oxidoreductase, producing the protein MRRVVIVGGGVGGAFTANKLATKAFAKVKKGELEVVVVEPEENVVYQPGFLYVPFKELPSEVMFRPVRKVLHPLVNLVKKPATKIDVKNRKVVLGDGSEIQYDYLVLATGAVVKTDHFPGFKKVWHTFWTYEGAKALREALSKFAKGTLVFSVASTPFKCPVAPYEFLFYFDDVLMKTGRKKDVKIVFTTVAPHLHAQPNVNKFLEEEFRNRGIEYRTKFEVKEVREGEVVGPETLKGDLIIVVPKHTAAEVAFNSGLVDQGGWVPVDKYTLQIAGGNGVEYAIGDTTNLAVPKAGSVAHFQSEVVADRIYEDMEFGHADSVYNGRVICFILTGTEEATQVSWNYDGPALYPVPSNKFMMRLKDLTNFSIWSAVRCGL; encoded by the coding sequence ATGCGGAGGGTGGTAATAGTGGGAGGGGGAGTCGGCGGCGCGTTTACTGCGAATAAGTTGGCAACTAAGGCGTTTGCAAAGGTGAAGAAGGGGGAGCTGGAGGTCGTAGTTGTAGAGCCGGAGGAGAACGTGGTCTACCAGCCCGGGTTCCTATACGTCCCGTTTAAGGAGTTGCCCAGCGAAGTGATGTTTAGGCCCGTGCGGAAGGTGCTACACCCACTTGTGAACTTGGTGAAAAAGCCGGCCACCAAAATAGACGTGAAAAACCGCAAGGTGGTTCTGGGGGATGGGTCTGAGATTCAGTACGACTACCTCGTCTTGGCCACGGGCGCGGTGGTTAAGACGGACCACTTTCCCGGGTTTAAAAAGGTGTGGCACACTTTCTGGACTTACGAGGGGGCCAAGGCGCTGAGGGAAGCCCTCTCTAAATTTGCTAAGGGGACCTTGGTATTCTCCGTTGCCTCGACGCCTTTTAAGTGCCCCGTTGCCCCCTACGAGTTCCTCTTCTACTTCGACGACGTGTTGATGAAGACTGGGCGGAAGAAGGACGTCAAAATAGTGTTTACCACGGTGGCGCCGCACCTGCATGCGCAGCCCAATGTGAACAAGTTCTTGGAGGAGGAGTTTAGGAATAGGGGGATTGAGTATAGGACCAAGTTCGAGGTAAAGGAGGTGAGGGAGGGGGAGGTGGTGGGCCCCGAGACGTTGAAGGGCGACTTAATTATCGTGGTGCCTAAGCACACCGCGGCAGAGGTGGCCTTTAACTCGGGACTGGTGGACCAGGGGGGCTGGGTCCCCGTGGATAAGTACACTCTCCAGATCGCCGGGGGCAACGGAGTGGAGTACGCGATAGGCGATACCACCAATTTGGCCGTGCCTAAGGCTGGCAGCGTGGCGCACTTCCAGTCCGAGGTTGTGGCTGACAGGATATATGAGGATATGGAGTTCGGCCACGCAGACTCTGTATACAACGGCAGGGTCATATGCTTCATTTTGACGGGGACAGAGGAGGCTACGCAGGTGAGCTGGAACTACGACGGCCCCGCCCTCTACCCCGTGCCAAGCAATAAGTTCATGATGAGGCTAAAAGATTTGACTAATTTCTCCATATGGAGCGCGGTTAGGTGTGGGCTATGA